The Bacteroidales bacterium genome segment GACGCCGGAAGAACTACCTTCGGTGAGATCGCTCCGCTAAGTTCGCCTTACGGCTCAGACAGCTTCCGGCTTGCCCCTTCACTTTGCAGGACTGGTGCCCGCTTCCGGAAGGTCAGGCCTCCCAAGTGTAACACCACTGTATGAGCGGAGAAACAGAATATAGGACAATGTGAACTAATTATGAACATCTACTTATTTAATTAACGTAACCAATTTGATCAATGCGGCTTAAGAGAACAATAAATAGTACTGAGTGCTTAATTTCCAGCTATTTTTAATAAATGCATGATATTTGTAAAAAATATATTATGTTTGTCCTTCCAAAAAGAATAACTTATCTAGTGTAACAAAATGGTTAACAAAGTTTTAATTAAAAAGATGACATCCTATAGTTATCGATTCCGATGCCTGTTCCGATGCCCGATAAGGGAGTAATGAATTTTTTCAGCGTTATCGATAAACGCAATCATTCATCTTTTAGCTTTTTATCTTAATTAAAACAATCCGATAATCATTTTTTCCAAATGAAGTTTATTATTGAAGTAGCCAGCGAGCAACATTGTAAATATGCCGATGAGATCTGTAAAGAAATGGAAGCATCGGCAAAAGTTCGCGGTACTGGTATTGCCAAGCGTTCCCCGGAATATATCGAAAGGAAAATGCGTGAGGGAAAAGCTGTTATTGCTCTAGATGAACAACAGCATTTCGCGGGTTTTTCATATATCGAGTCGTGGAGCCATGAACTTTTTGTGGCTAATTCGGGGTTAATTGTTAATCCGGAATACCGGAAAAGCGGGCTGGCCAGGCAAATTAAGAAAAGAATTTTTGAACTTTCCCGTAAAAAATACCCTAAAGCTAAAATTTTCAGTATCACCACCAGTCTGGCCGTCATGAAATTAAATTCGGAAATAGGGTATAAACCTGTCACTTTTTCCGAATTAACCGACGATAATGCTTTCTGGAAAGGATGTGAAGCCTGTGTTAATTATGATATTTTACAACGTAATAACAGGCGTATGTGCCTTTGTACCGGCATGCTTTATGACCCGGCCAAAGAGGAAAAGTTCAATTTTATCAAAAGCTTCAACGTCCTGGAACGTTTCCGACGATTGACCACAGCAAAATCCAACGGAAAAAAATCATAGGAATAATACCGTTATCCTTAAAAGCATTCTGTTCCCTACGCAAAATACATTATTTTTGCGGGACAGTGTATTATTGTATTATTTTCAGCAAATCACCAGATATTTAAACGAATAAAAAATGATCAAAGCAGGTATTATCGGAGGAGCCGGATATACGGGCGGTGAACTGGTCCGTATCTTATTGCATCATCCGGAAGTAGAAATTAGTTATATCCATAGTAATAGCCATGCCGGAAAACCAATATATGAAGCACATAGCGATCTTTTCGGTGATACGGATATGGTTTTCACCGGAGAAATAGGAGATGCAGATGTAATCTTCCTTTGTTTAGGACATGGAAAGTCCCTGGAATTCTTAAACAATACATCATTCGAACGTCATCCGAAAATTATAGACCTGAGCCAGGACTTCAGGATCAACCAGTTTTTCCAGACCAAAGATGATCAATGTTGGGAATTCGTCTATGGCCTTCCCGAATGTAGCCGCCCGCAAATACAGGAAGCCGGATTTATTGCAAATCCGGGGTGTTTTGCTACCGCTTTCGAACTGGCATTATTACCGTTGGCCAAATCCGGATTACTTACCAATGAAGTTCAGGTAAACGGTATCACCGGGTCAACAGGCGCCGGACAGGCTGCAACTTCCACCACTCATTTCAGCTGGCGGAACAACAATATCTCCATATATAAGCCATTTACCCATCAACATTTAAAGGAAGTCAGGAAAACATTGGAAATAACAGCAGGCAATGTCATCCCTGAATTGAATTTCCTTCCCTTACGCGGGGATTTTACACGGGGGATCTTCCTGTCTGCCT includes the following:
- a CDS encoding GNAT family N-acetyltransferase; translation: MEASAKVRGTGIAKRSPEYIERKMREGKAVIALDEQQHFAGFSYIESWSHELFVANSGLIVNPEYRKSGLARQIKKRIFELSRKKYPKAKIFSITTSLAVMKLNSEIGYKPVTFSELTDDNAFWKGCEACVNYDILQRNNRRMCLCTGMLYDPAKEEKFNFIKSFNVLERFRRLTTAKSNGKKS
- the argC gene encoding N-acetyl-gamma-glutamyl-phosphate reductase; this translates as MIKAGIIGGAGYTGGELVRILLHHPEVEISYIHSNSHAGKPIYEAHSDLFGDTDMVFTGEIGDADVIFLCLGHGKSLEFLNNTSFERHPKIIDLSQDFRINQFFQTKDDQCWEFVYGLPECSRPQIQEAGFIANPGCFATAFELALLPLAKSGLLTNEVQVNGITGSTGAGQAATSTTHFSWRNNNISIYKPFTHQHLKEVRKTLEITAGNVIPELNFLPLRGDFTRGIFLSAYMQTEMELPELIRLYKGYYADAAFTFVSDHDISLKEVVNTNKCLLHIEKYNNKVLITSVIDNLLKGASGQAVQNMNLMFGLDEKTGLALKASVF